Within Parcubacteria group bacterium, the genomic segment GTGAAATTAACAATAGACCGAGAAAAAGATTAAACTATCTAACTCCTTATGAAGTTTTTTATGAAAAAAAATGAAAAAATGCTAAGATCTAAAAAAGAGGATGTTGCACTTCAGAATAGAATTCTGGGTTTTTTTAATCTTTACTGCGCCTTCTCTCAAAACCACAACCTTTTCATTTTCTATCTTAATAAGTGTTGAAGGCAGAGATTCTAATTTTCCTTCATCCACGTAAAAATCTATCTTGTCGCCAAAATATTTTCTAGCTTCTTCTATCGTTAAAGCCGGGCTTTCCCCCGGATGATTAGCACTGGGAGCCAAAAGCGGACCGGTTTTCTTTAATAATTCTAGTAAATCTTTTTTGTCCGGCATCCTGAAAGCTAAAGTTTTTGTTCCCCTATGTAAATAGGATAATTCTTCATTATCGCAAGGCAAAACAATGCTTACTTTTCCCCGCCCACTAAGCTTCGCGTAGCGATGCGGGCGGGTCGGCCACCAATATTTTTTCATAACCTCAAGAGAAAAATTGTCCGGTTTAATATCAAATAATTTTAGCTCTTCAATCGAACTTATTAGTATGATAAAAGGGTTTTTTGCGCTTCTTTTTTTCAATTCAAAAATCCTTTTAAAAGCCTTTTTGGAAAAAGCCCGCCCAACTAGTCCATACAAAGTATCCGTCGGTAAAATC encodes:
- a CDS encoding L-threonylcarbamoyladenylate synthase, whose protein sequence is MNKEKYSKIINILKNDGVGILPTDTLYGLVGRAFSKKAFKRIFELKKRSAKNPFIILISSIEELKLFDIKPDNFSLEVMKKYWWPTRPHRYAKLSGRGKVSIVLPCDNEELSYLHRGTKTLAFRMPDKKDLLELLKKTGPLLAPSANHPGESPALTIEEARKYFGDKIDFYVDEGKLESLPSTLIKIENEKVVVLREGAVKIKKTQNSILKCNILFFRS